From Sander vitreus isolate 19-12246 chromosome 5, sanVit1, whole genome shotgun sequence:
acataaacaaaccttAAAATACAGCCTACCGTAGATCTGTGGCGCTCACACagcggtgggggggggggacctaaCAGCTAACAGACAGCAGACTTATAAGTTGTAGATACACTTTACTAAAACAGtaagttaaaacaaaaaggtCCCCACCGTCACAGTTCGTGTTTCTTTGAATTTACTGACAAACGCAAACAACCAAAAAGTTATAGGCTACATATTTTCAGAGGTGTGTTccagaaaatgacaaaatgatttGGGGTAATGTGGATGAGAATATAAAcaggtctttttttatttttatttttatttttacatagtTTCCATGTTCCAGATTTGAGAGGATTCTGTATTTTTAATTAGCAAAGTTCCAGTTAACTCAGTTAAAAAAAGGCCTTTAAACAGGGGCCCTGCAGCAACAACTTTAAATCTTACCAGTTGGAAAATGTATGTGATCATTTGGACTCATAGAAACTGTAGAAGAACTTTACTCATCTTGAACAAATGCAAAACAGTTGAAGCTCCACACAGTCTAGTCAGGGCCTGTCAGACAGCCGTCTATCACTCATTGTGATTGATTGCTGACACGCTGCTGTGGGCTAGTTGTTCTATGATTGCGCACGCTCCAGTTAAATAGGGTCCAACTGCAGACTTTAACACTGAGGGCCCCTGGTATGAGAGCCAGTGGGAGGAGTCCCCAGGAGTGACGTTGGTAGTTTGGCCCTTCTAGGAAAAGTTGGTGTCATATTCTGTCATAAACTATCACCGTCAAACTACTGCTCTTTCCCTGCTGTGAGACGCAACCCAGGCAAGTTgcaatgcatcttgggaaatGCTGTCTGCAGTTATAGCAAACAGAAGTCGATGGGCGAGCCATGAGACATACGGAAGAGGCTCTCAATTGAGTCAAGTCAGACTAGAGCAATACCGGATGTAGGGCAATTTCCccttaaaagtaaaataattgaCCACGGTACCCAGGTAGCAAACAGACGTTGGGCCAACATTGGTATGGTCAGTTGCGATGGCCTAACCTACCTGACAGAAATACAACGTTGGGCCAACGTTGGTATGGTCAGCTGCAATGGCCCAACTCCACTTCCCTCAAATATATGCATGCAGCATTTCATGTTTCTTCCCAGTAAACATTGGGAAATAAGTATTTGTCTGGCTCGTTTTTATGACGTTGTTTCCAAGCAATATCATGCATCAAATGTGTGAAATCAGAACGATGTATTTATTAAAGATTACAAAGAAATGACAGGACATCGTATGACAAAAGATGGTTacgtaaaataaaaacagtacgAATGGATAACGTTACCTCTACATTCACATTCTGTGTTAAACTGAATATGTAGCATAAGTGGGTCAAATAGAGAGATTCTGAATCTCTCTGCTTTTAGCAGTGCCGCcgctaatgattattttcattgtcaattaatctgCCAGATATTTTCTTAATTAGTCGATCAATCATTTTGTCTATAAATTGTTGGAAAATAGTAAAAGAGCCCAAGCTGATGTATGTATTGATGTATTGTATGTTGCTTGTTTTATCCTACATTCCAAAGTCCGAAGGAATTCAGTTTTATATGTTGATAGCTTATTTTATATGGCAGAGAAAACTGTTACATTATAAAGGCTGTcacatgaaaaatgaatgaatgattaatcaattatcaaaatagttgcggattcattttctgtcaattgatGCATTGATTAATACATGCATTcataataattgattaatcgagagTTTCAGCTCCAGTATAGACCGACagctatttaaaaatatattttaaacattCTCAGTGGAATCATTACAGTTATATTAAGCTCCTTGTGCAAGCCTGAAAACAAAAattgtcttttcatttgttcgCTGATTACTTTAAAGGTTTCCCTTTAAGGTACAGGGAAACCTGTCCGCAGACAGTTGTGAATCAGGTGAGTGTGACTTCACCCTTTGGTTTACCAGTCCCTGCCACATTGCTACTTATGCTCCAAAAGTCATGATGTTCTGTATCAGAGCAGCAGCCCAATCCGGAGAGCAGGTTTAACAAACACTGAACATAAACCTGGAACTCAGGCTTTCTGGTCATGTTGGAAGCCAATCCTTGGTGATGTAAAGGTTTCCTGCAAGCATTACTTATTGGATATTGGTAACAtgcttaaaggggaactccaccaattttacacagAAAGGTCAGTTTACTTGTCTTGGAGAGTCGCTCAGCATGTGATAACAGTTTGTAAAATCATCTGGATGGAGCTTTTGAAAGAACGTGGGAGCAAATGTGTCAGGGAAGGTCTAATGAAAGATGCTACTGCGTTGCATTTTGGGAACTGTAGGATGCAGCTTGACCCATGCTAGGGTCTAAAATTCAGGATATCTCACCCTGTGCTGCTTTGACTtgctattcttttctttttcttttttaaatctgtctcttgAAAGTGATTCAATGTGTAATTGTTCCTTTAAGAAGAATAGCTGCAGAGACTTATTGTTGAAcgtgttttgactttttttttttatatatatactttaagTTGTTGCACCATTACCTCGCATGGAAATGTGAAGAGTTTGGAGTTGCAGTGGTTTTGCTGACTGATTTCAACCACAGAATGtataaaatgtttattatttttgtgtttcaaCACGCTCCTCACTGAGACGTTTATTTTGAAATACCGGAAATATTGTTGCGCATTCCTCTGGTTGCTTGACGCTGGGTGTCTTCCCCTGGTGAGCTTCAGTATTTACAACAATATTGTCTGTAGCCTATCCGACGCTGCTGTCCATCACTGATAGACAGGGAGCCAAACCGTCGCTGGAACAGCTTTCTGATTTTTCTCTGCTATACGATGGCTGTCGGCTCCAGTTAGGACTTCTTTTGTGTATTTTGGAGATATTTCCTATAATGTTGGCGAGCGATATCCGTCTACCTTGTGCACTGCAGTGGTGCGCAGCTTCGCCTGGAGAAACACCTGTGcgcctctcctcttcctctccactGGCCACAGTCAGGAATGTTGAGTAGGTATGGATGCAAACCTGTACACGAATCCACGCACCAAACATCCACGTAGCTCAAGACAAGGAAACATAAGCTCGGTTACAGCGATCTGCTTGTTTTCCGCGGCTTATTGAACGCTACAGCTcatcaatgtgttggtgatcgGTTTGTATGGCAGCTTGGCCCTGGTGGCAGCCGCTCTATCATTACATTACGTGATTACATGGAAACAGTGGAGGAAATAaggcagggtgtgtgtgtgtgtgtgtgtgtgtgtgtgtgtgtgtgtttgagatggCTTCATGGTTGGGTTTGATGGCCAGTCTGTCCTAAAAGCAGCGGGAGTGTGTGGGGGATGTGGGGGCGGCTTGATGCTGTCAGACAGGATGTAGGGGAGGATCTATTGGAGCACGATTACCCGACCATTTTTGGTGAGAGAGCATCGTGGAGTTCTGATCACAGTTGACGCATTGCACTCATCGCGTTTCGGCTGCTGGtccattatcattatataatCACACTCATGTAATCCAGtccctttcttttttaactaaaaCAGCATACGATTACACAGACTACAGCtcgccccccctccccccccccccgaggaTCTATGCAGCTCCTGCTGAGCAACCTATGAATGCCAATTCTAATACATGTGGGTGTATCAACACTGTTTACGTTTACATAATTCACCGTTTTGGTGCGCGCGCCTGTGAGCGTGGTGCGCAAAAACATAAAAGGgagagatttgttttaaatgcagcaATGTGCCAATAGACTCATGGTTTTATACAGTGCAGTACATgtacacaagtgtgtgtgtgtgtgtgtgtgtgtgtgtgtgtgtgtgtgtgtgcagtaccGGGTGCAGTCATTTTGAAGTGCACAGTGTGTGGGTGAGTTTCAGcaggtgtgttgttttgtggTGCATACAGGATAGGAATTTGCTCCAACTCTGAGGAGGAAGAtgtgtttcacacacacaaagcaagtTGTAATGATACCTCTGCATGCCAACACATTAACAGTAAATAGAGTTTGGATGATTCGTGTCAATCGCAGCATCCCCTAATCTCTCTCctcacctctctttctctctttcttttgtctttgtttttcagaGAACACATTACCCTAAGGCTCGGTGTCTGTCTGCGTTTGTCTGAAAGAACGAGAGAGGGAGCAGCATTAATACCGCACAGCCAGACATCATGCAAGGAGAAACCTTCCCTCGTTGTAGAGTGCTGAAATGTTAGGATCAACGAGCGTGTGTGTCGGATCAAATCAGACTGTTTACCATAGGGGGGGTGATAAGAGCTGCTTGACATTAGACTCACTCACACCCTGTGTATGGTTCAAGGCCCCTTTAAATCACGATCAAGAAAAGACGTGTTAACTGATCTCTCATCAGCACTCCccactctcccccccccccccccccgtcagaTTCAGCAATCCAGAAACGAGCCAAGATGGAGTGGTCACTGGACAATGTGAGGGAGATGGTGGCTGGAGGGATGCAGTCTATAAGGGAGTGTGAGATCTGTGCTTTTGCCATAGccatgtgtgtgctgctgctgtttatgtGGTATTGTTACAGGGTGGGCCGGGAGCATGGCTCCAGCCCTCTGCGTGGGAGGTATCTGGCTGGGCCCAGCCGAATTGGAGGGGTGGTGGGGGGCTTCATGAGCTCAGACTGCCGTGGCAGGGGGAAAGGAAAGCCTGGATCAATGCTAGAAGAGCAGAACGGCTTCGCTTTCTGCCAGTCGTCAGAGTGCTTCCGATGTACCAGCGCCGGAGAGAGTCTGAACCAGAGGCTCTACCACAGCCTGCAGGATTACGCCAAGCGCTACACCTGGTCAGGTATGGGCAGGGTGCATAAAGGAGTCCGTGATCAAGGCCGATACCTTAACAGCAGACCAACCATCCAGCGGCCAGAGGTGTTCTTCCTCCCAGACCTACCGTCGGCCCCTTTCTTCTCCAGAGAAGTACAGAGACACGACGTGGAGCTACTGGAGCAGAGCTTCCCCGCCCTTCTGGCCGAGTTCGAGAGCATCTACCACCAACCTCCAGCACGCAGCGGCTCCTCCCTGCCGCCAGGGTGGAAAGCCAACAACACTCCTCGCGGGCAGTGGTGGACCTACTACTTGGTAAACCAAGGCACCCCTCTGGTTCTCAATGTCAGGAGGTGTCCACGGGCCTGGAGGGTGCTGGGCCAGCTGCGCACCTTCATCGCCAACAACGTGTTCGGAAACGCCTGCTTCTCTGTGCTGACGCCTGGAGCTCTGATCACTGAGCATTACGGTCCGACAAATGTCAGGCTGCGCTGCCACCTGGGTAAGAGAGTGAACTGTTTAGTGAGCTGAAACCGATTCATCCATGTGATGTCTGAGGCTCAGTGTGTATTCAACTtaacacaacagcaaattaTTGCATATTTGAAGCATATTTAACTAGAGGAGCAACCCAGTGAATCAGCTGCTGTGGTGTTGAGACTGAAAATCTGGATCCTCTTGGGTCATGATGGCACATGGCTGAAATTCAGTGGCGTATGTGATTATTTATACTGTTTTCACTGCACCTGAGCTTTGATTCTTTTTCCAACTGAAGTTTGTGAGATGGCTATAAATGGGGATGTTTATTGTTGTGTAGACAGGCTCTTTCATTAGATGCTTTAAAACAGAATACTGTAATAATATGGGACACTCTAAGAAGAGGGCATTTTGTCTGGGATATGTCCCCTGGGAGATTGGTGAGCAACACAAAATGCTTTGCTGTCCCATAATGACACATGGCTGGACTTGTTATTTTTCTCTTGCAGGTCTCAGAGTGCCCCCTTCCTGTGAGCTTGTAGTTGGTGGAGAGCCACAGTGCTGGTCTGAGGGCAGCTGTCTGCTTTTTGATGACTCCTTCCTCCACCGGGCCTTCCACGAGGGTAAGACGGGATTAAAACTGTATCTTTTTATTGCACCCTGTCGCTTTTTATGTATTCCTTTAAGGAGGATTGACCTAAAAATGGTATAATCCAATATTACTAAAGAGCCtttttaatatgtgtgtgtgtgtgtgtgtgtgtgtgtaggcggcGCAGAGGACGGCCCCAGGGTGGTCTTCATGGTGGACCTCTGGCACCCCAACGTGGCCGCTGCTGAGAGACAAGCCTTGGACTACATTTTTACTCCAGGCCGTTTAGAGGACAAGGAAGGGAAATAGGTGTGAGTGAGAAACCAtgtctgacagagagacagatggtgtttagggaagtgtctgtaGGATTGGGGAGCAACTCTTTTTCTGCTTTCAGACCAGCTCACACATTCACTGTGTACATATTCTCCgtcttatacagtatatctcatAACTCTTCTTAGCAGATGACCAAACATTGGGCCTCTTTTATCAATCATGTTCGTGTTTCAGCCTGTATAGTTGTGTAAAAGACAGCCAAGCTTGAAAGTACCTACTTAAAGTCTCCAAAACTTAGTAGGAGCACGATTGTTCATGCagccatttcatttttattaatgCGTATTGACACCATGGCAGGGATATTTCAgctttatttgttgttgttttattttgaatctTTGCATTaaagatgaatgaatgagtgactgAACAGTAAAAATGTACCCAGCAAGCAGTTCCcatcaaatatgtttttttcacattttcctcTAACTTTGGGCCAATTCTGGAgagcatctatctatctatctatctatctatctatctatctaagatTATATCTACAGCTTATATCAGTTTTATTTTGGTTGCTGCTTGAAACAGTTTAGCAGATATGATGAATGTTTTTTAGCGAGCCAAACAATAGCGTGTCACCCTTATGCTTCACAGCATGTATGGGTCCATACGCTAACCTATTCTATTAGCGATACATGAACTGGAGTCAATGAGCATTTATGGGCCCCAAAAGCTTCCTAACAGTTTCAAAAGATTTTGTGTCAAGTATCGGTGGTATTACTGTACACTAACTCAACGTAATCATTTTAAACTTACCTTAACACctacatacattttttgcaaGGGCTAAACAATTTAatcattcaacttttttttttatatattactcAACATATATACGGTCACACTTGAATTGTTGATTCAAACCGAAACACGATTGTAAGTGGGTTTGCACATTTTTCATTTCTGAAACACCCACTTACAAATGTGGGACCCATTTTGGACAGTTTGAAGTGTCATGAATGAGTGGTACATCTCATGCTTGCAGAATGGTGACATATGTTCAGTGATTGTAGTGCTTATTTGCATCAAATCACAGCTAAAGTCAAGCTAAAGCTAAGGGATAGTTGCTACAATGCTGGAGGATTTTAGGCCTATACGGTTCAAAAGGTTCTCATAAACACATTAGCCCAGATCAGAAGAAAGTGTAGCTGCATATTGGCTTTACTAATActgattaaagctatagtgcgtagtttctgtcggcCCCATGAGggattctaagtaatgacaacaaaactgttggcgcgtccacatgatgcaagccttgCGTGATCGCGtttcacccccacccctcctccacacatttgctagtagccaaggaggacacggaggattaaaaaaacatcagaagaggtcattatcttcactcgattttCTGCGTGCAGAAGTCGCAGGATGACActagtttctgaacatagccatactgagaaatacagagagagttgtgtggagctgatagtcttaattagctttgtagcaactcatttggcaatggcttgaacgtaatggacgttcattaacatcaaaaaggtacgcactaaagctttaatgatAAAGAAGCAAATTCTGTAAATGTCATTTTAGTTGCTGACAGGATACACAATCGGGGCTTTATGACTGAACTGTCAACTGGTAATAGATATCAAAAGGAAATGAATTGCAGAAAGGGCTAAAGCAGTGTGATAATATCGAACGaaatatgaattaattaattacagaCATTCTTCATGTCGTCTATCATGTCTATATGCGTTTTGATAGATATGTGATAACTGAGGTCCAATGTTAAACATGACATGAATGTTTACAGACGCAGATAATGTCATGACTCCTGCCGGTGTGGTAGTTTATTGTGCTCccctttgaaaaaaatcaatccTGCTTTCACGAGACATGGTTAGATAAGCACATTTTAGGTCAAATTGTGTGAGTCAGCCTGTGCTTAACACTGGAGATGAAGCGTTTTTGGTAAATTTACTAAACTCTTGTAATTTGGTTGTATTTGATATCAGGTTTGTATTTCTGTAAATAGGGTTGaggtgaaaaacaacaacaaaaaacggtCTGAACGGTCTGAGATGATTTGAGATGATTGTCTTCAAAGCTATTAACTATTGTGTTGTCTTGATTTGCTGCTTAAAGCGATTGCATTTCGTTCTCAAAAAGCCAATCATTTTGATAGATTCAATTTGTAGATTCTGTAAAATGTTTATGAAGTACTATCTCTGTTGTTCTGTGACGTATTTATTTTACCACATGGGATCCATTATTAAAGCCACCATCCTTAATTAGTCAACAACACCTCATGGATATTATGTGCACAGTCTTAAAGGTAGTGGAAATTCATCTTCAGCAGCTTTACAGGTCCAACACAACTCAAGCTACCCACCTATTCTATTCTAATGTTTACAAAAATGATTTACAAGCTGTTTACAACATCGGACAACGCCAACTCACATTGAGCTGTCCATAATTGGGTTTAAAATCAAGAGTGCTGTTAATCCACTGAAGAGTATGAAAACTGTCATTCCCAAAGCATTTGCTTTAAAGTATACTGTATGATGGGGCAACCATTTTGTTTACATTAGGATTaaggatttgtcctttaacacaTCCTTGTGTGGATTTTGAACAGTATTTctgtacatttaataaatggtcGAGTGTCTTATTTAACCAGCTGTTGTCAGAGGTGTCACTTTTACACAGATATCACAGATGTGGAAACAAGAGGTAGACTTCACACTGTATTCGTGTTCTTGAGTCCATTGTGCTGAATTAACCATTCCATTAATTAAACTAATTAAACTACTGCATCTCGCACAGCTTTTACACTAAATCTCAAATACTGATTAAAACAAACTGAATGGTTCAGAGAAGAATGCAGTCGTCTGCGTGCAGTTCTGTCGTCTGCAGAACTGCCACTCCGGTAATGATAATTGACTCTGCGATACAAAGCAAGGGGACAAAATAGATTGCGTTGCCTCTTTCCAGCCAGATGCAGTTTTTTAAAGGCAGTTGTCATTGCTCTGTTTCCTCAGCGGTTATTTCTTGTCAGACCTGCCCTGCCTCTGGAGGACATGAAGCCAGAAGCACTAAAATGCTGAGGCAATAATAAACATCATGTTCAATTCAAAACAGAAGTGTCTACATTACTCATAGATTTTGGGTccataaaaaatatttacaggGGTTGATATTTGGCCTTACATCTGCATCCACAGTCTAAAAAAGAAGTCAATATCCTCCACTGGGAAAAGCATCGCCCCTTCTGATCAGATTGGAGTTTCTCTAAAGGTGCACAGGTGTTGCTACATCTGGAGGCCTGTAGCTTTGGTGAACCGGAGGCACGTGCTGATGTGAGGTGGATGCCAATAATAACACGGATCATTCATTTAGAAAGCCCTCAGTGCTTGTATTCATAAGCTGCATGTTTATGGGCACAGGATTGTTATGTTTCAGTGTCACAGCTCTTGAATTATTAAATCAAGCTATAGTAGTTCTTGTTACAATACTGCTCAGCGTAGTAATAGGATACTGTAGCATGTGTATGCACAAGGATTATCATTTGAGCAATATGCACTAACATCACTAACTTCTAGAATTTAAATAAGACGTGCATGAGCATAGAGATGTAATAATATGAGAGGCAGTGAAATGATTAGCTGTGGTGGAGTCCAGGGACCTCTAGGTGTAGCTGATGGGTTCCTCAGTGCCCCTGACAAAGTAAAGAATAGTTTCATTTGACTTTAATTTTATTCAAATGCAGAGAACCAGTACAACTACAGAATTTACATACAGTAGACAAAACCACCTGTAAAATGTCATGAAATACAACAGCCATGCAACAAATGATGACGCTTAGAATCTTCAGTTTAAGTAAAGTTACTCTGGATCAACCAGGGTATATTTTGATAACTGCCTCACATTAAATACTTTCTCTCAAAACTTTTTTTAGTctcaaatattattattttttgctaaTTGGTATGAAAactttttctctcaaatatttttttttctctcataaaATGCTTTTTCTAactctttgttgttgttaccGAAGCGAACGGAGTtcgagaacggcaacacacagagagcggatgGTGAGGGACACCGGGCATATGGAGTTAGATTTGTGTCTTTATTACATGcgagaaaataaatgatcagagagaaagaaaaaaaatgtttgagagAAAAAGTTATCACACTGATAGCGAAAAAGCATtttatgagagaaaaaaaaaatatttgagagaaaaacgaaacgacaacaaaacgtacacgctgaaaatggcaagttttgaagaaaatttggaagGCAGGCATGCTTGTTCCTTTTGGCGAATGATTATAAAGATTTacaagaatatgtttacggcatttactatctacgTTTtaggaccgattggtggggattgctgtggacaatgtacactggtaagagcaaactACGttaaaccatgtatccagctaatttaaatagctcacattactgtattgtgtgaacagtaaaCTGtagttaatattgtatgtggcgttttattttgcggggtgcaaatgttccaccaaaacaagtttcttcccgagacccttttgcagagccaccgtagctgcgtctggagcttagcactgcccaagaagattgtgatt
This genomic window contains:
- the asphd2 gene encoding aspartate beta-hydroxylase domain-containing protein 2 — its product is MEWSLDNVREMVAGGMQSIRECEICAFAIAMCVLLLFMWYCYRVGREHGSSPLRGRYLAGPSRIGGVVGGFMSSDCRGRGKGKPGSMLEEQNGFAFCQSSECFRCTSAGESLNQRLYHSLQDYAKRYTWSGMGRVHKGVRDQGRYLNSRPTIQRPEVFFLPDLPSAPFFSREVQRHDVELLEQSFPALLAEFESIYHQPPARSGSSLPPGWKANNTPRGQWWTYYLVNQGTPLVLNVRRCPRAWRVLGQLRTFIANNVFGNACFSVLTPGALITEHYGPTNVRLRCHLGLRVPPSCELVVGGEPQCWSEGSCLLFDDSFLHRAFHEGGAEDGPRVVFMVDLWHPNVAAAERQALDYIFTPGRLEDKEGK